GCCGTGGTCGGCATCGCCGCCACGCGCACGATGCGCTCGGGCCGCTTGTAGGGCGACAGGCGCCCGACCAGGTAGTCATGCAACGCCGGCGCGTCGAAGCGTTCGCCTGCGCGGATTTCGACGAAGGCGATCACCTCCTCGTTGCCATCCGCCGCGGGCCGGCCAACCACGGCCGACACGCGCACCGACGGATGCGTGTTGAGCACCGATTCGACTTCGATCGGATAGACGGTGAAGCCCGAGCGGATGATCAGGTCCTTGGTGCGGCCGACGATAAACAGGGCGCCGTCGGCATCGAGCCGCCCGATATCGCCGGTGTTGAGCCAGCCGCCGGGGCGCAGCGCGTCGGCGGTCAGGTCGGGCGCGCGGTAGTAGCCGCGCATCACGCCCGGCCCGCGGATCCATAGCTCGCCGGGCTGTCCCGGCGGCACCGGCTGGCCGTCGGGCCCGACCACCTGCAGGTCCGCGCCCGCGACGATTTCGCCCGCGGCGCAATCGGTGCGCGGCCGGTCCATGCGCGTCACGAACATCGTTCCCGCGTACTCGGTCATGCCGTAGCCATGGTGCAGCGGCTGGCCGAATGCGGCTTCGACATCGCGCTTGAGCGTGGGGTCGAGCGGGCCGCCGCCGGTGTAGAGATAGCGCAGGCGCGGCGACGGCCGCAAGGGCGCGCCGCTTGCCCGCACGTGGGCCAGGATGCGGCTGAACATGGTCGGCACGCCTTGCAGCAGCGTGATGGCGCCATCGCGGATCGCCGCGGCCAGGTCCGCCGCGTTGAAGCGCGCGCACAGGTACAGGCTGGCGCCGGCGTGCAAGGTCGAGATCAGCAGGGTGCCCAGCCCGAACACGTGCGACATCGGCATCACCGCGTAGGCGCAGTCGTCCGGCTGCATGCGGCGCGAGGCCACGGTGACCTCGGCAAAGTGCAGCAGGCCGCGGTGGGTGACCATCACCCCCTTGGGCTGGGCGGTGGTGCCCGACGTATAGATCAGCGCGGCCACGTCGCGCGCCAGCGATTCGGGCTCGCGCGCGGCGGTCTCGTCGACGGCGCCGGCCATCAGCGGACCCAGCCCGGCCGGGGCAATTTCCCGGGCGCGATAGCGCACGCCATGGCGCAGCGCATCCGGCGACGCGGCGTGGGTGAACAGCATCAGCCGCGGGCGGCAGTGGGCGCGGATCACCTCGATCTCGCGCTCGGACAAGCGCGCATTGACCACCACCGGCCATGCGCCCAGCTCAGACAAGGCGAACACCAGCGTGATCACCGCCAGGCAGTTCTCGGCCACCACCAGCACCCGGTCGCCGGTGCCCACGTCCTGCGACTGCAGGTAGCGCTGCGCTTCCCCGATAGCGGCCCACAACTGCGCATAGGTGGTGGTCCGGCCGTCTTCGAACACGGCGACATGGCCGGGCGTGTGCGCGGCCCAGTGGCGCGGGATGTCACTGATGCGGGTGAGGGGGACTCGGTCCGGTGGCATGGTTCAGGCGTCGTTGTGCGGGGCAAAGCGTGCGGCGCGTGTGCGGCAAGCAGCGGGCCGCACGCCGCCGCTGCGGCATCAATAGCGTTCGAACACCGCGGCAATGCCCTGGCCGCCGCCGATGCACATGGTTTCCAGGCCGTAGCGGCCGCCGCGGCGCTGCAGT
The sequence above is a segment of the Cupriavidus sp. MP-37 genome. Coding sequences within it:
- a CDS encoding class I adenylate-forming enzyme family protein; its protein translation is MPPDRVPLTRISDIPRHWAAHTPGHVAVFEDGRTTTYAQLWAAIGEAQRYLQSQDVGTGDRVLVVAENCLAVITLVFALSELGAWPVVVNARLSEREIEVIRAHCRPRLMLFTHAASPDALRHGVRYRAREIAPAGLGPLMAGAVDETAAREPESLARDVAALIYTSGTTAQPKGVMVTHRGLLHFAEVTVASRRMQPDDCAYAVMPMSHVFGLGTLLISTLHAGASLYLCARFNAADLAAAIRDGAITLLQGVPTMFSRILAHVRASGAPLRPSPRLRYLYTGGGPLDPTLKRDVEAAFGQPLHHGYGMTEYAGTMFVTRMDRPRTDCAAGEIVAGADLQVVGPDGQPVPPGQPGELWIRGPGVMRGYYRAPDLTADALRPGGWLNTGDIGRLDADGALFIVGRTKDLIIRSGFTVYPIEVESVLNTHPSVRVSAVVGRPAADGNEEVIAFVEIRAGERFDAPALHDYLVGRLSPYKRPERIVRVAAMPTTASGKLLKHQLRQTLASQA